One part of the Thermococcus litoralis DSM 5473 genome encodes these proteins:
- the argF gene encoding ornithine carbamoyltransferase has protein sequence MVVSLAGRDILCLQDFTREEIETILKTAEMMKIWNKIGKPHRVLEGKTLAMIFQKPSTRTRISFEVGIYQLGGYGLYLNAQDLQLRRGETIADTARVLSRYVDGIMARVFDHKDVEDLAKYASVPVINGLSDFVHPCQALADYMTIKEKKGRIEGLKVVYVGDGNNVAHSLMIAGTKLGANVVVATPEGYEPDPKVIKWAEENSAESGGSFELLHDPIKAVKDADVIYTDVWASMGQEAEAEQRRKIFMPFQVNKELVKHAKKDYIFMHCLPAHRGEEVTDDVIDSPNSVVWDQAENRLHAQKAAMALIMGGIKV, from the coding sequence ATGGTAGTGAGTTTGGCTGGAAGGGATATACTCTGCCTTCAGGATTTTACAAGAGAAGAAATCGAGACAATTCTCAAAACAGCTGAAATGATGAAGATCTGGAACAAAATTGGGAAGCCACACCGCGTTCTTGAGGGCAAGACTTTAGCCATGATTTTCCAAAAGCCCTCCACGAGAACAAGAATAAGCTTTGAGGTTGGAATCTATCAGCTTGGTGGATACGGGTTATATCTAAACGCCCAAGATTTGCAGTTGAGAAGGGGAGAAACGATAGCGGACACAGCAAGGGTTCTGAGCAGGTATGTTGATGGTATAATGGCTAGAGTTTTTGACCACAAGGACGTTGAGGATTTGGCAAAATATGCAAGCGTTCCCGTCATAAATGGTTTAAGCGACTTTGTCCACCCATGCCAGGCTTTAGCAGACTACATGACCATAAAGGAAAAGAAGGGAAGAATTGAAGGGCTTAAGGTTGTCTACGTCGGTGATGGAAACAACGTCGCACACTCCCTCATGATAGCCGGAACCAAGCTTGGGGCTAATGTTGTGGTTGCCACCCCAGAGGGCTACGAGCCAGATCCAAAAGTTATCAAGTGGGCTGAGGAAAATTCCGCCGAAAGCGGTGGGAGCTTTGAGCTCCTCCACGACCCGATTAAAGCTGTTAAAGATGCCGATGTAATCTACACCGATGTCTGGGCCTCAATGGGACAGGAAGCAGAGGCGGAGCAAAGGAGAAAGATATTCATGCCATTCCAAGTTAACAAAGAGCTCGTAAAGCATGCAAAGAAGGACTACATCTTTATGCACTGCCTCCCGGCACACAGGGGAGAGGAAGTTACCGACGACGTCATAGACTCACCAAACAGCGTTGTATGGGATCAAGCGGAGAACAGGTTACATGCCCAAAAGGCAGCCATGGCTCTTATAATGGGCGGTATAAAGGTTTGA
- the cbiB gene encoding adenosylcobinamide-phosphate synthase CbiB encodes MKPIIFLLALVWDLMIGEPPALIHPVVWFGKLIEFFDKHYRRRSPALDLVIGSLGAMAVIGFAFFLSKLPYFLPRWLSIALGAYLLKTSFAIKSLAWHVKNTIREDIEEQRKYVGLIVSRDVKSLDRYHLNSTAIESLAENIVDSVVAPIFYFLLFGLSGALVYRAINTLDAMIGYRNERYEFFGKFAARIDDLVNFIPARFTVLLFLPFGPRKVLSHYKKAKFKINGDKPIAAMSAVLGVWLEKYGVYRFDGKAPELEDIKRALRIYWIVVGEWILISALAIWRWWNA; translated from the coding sequence ATGAAGCCGATAATCTTTCTCCTTGCTTTGGTGTGGGACTTGATGATAGGAGAACCGCCTGCCTTAATTCACCCTGTAGTGTGGTTTGGCAAGCTCATTGAATTTTTTGATAAACATTACAGAAGGAGAAGTCCAGCTCTAGACCTTGTTATAGGATCTTTAGGGGCGATGGCTGTGATTGGCTTTGCTTTTTTCCTTTCAAAACTTCCTTATTTTTTGCCTAGATGGCTTAGCATTGCCTTGGGTGCTTACCTTTTAAAGACCTCCTTTGCTATAAAAAGCCTTGCCTGGCATGTAAAGAACACCATAAGAGAAGACATCGAAGAACAGCGAAAGTACGTTGGTTTGATTGTGAGCAGAGATGTGAAAAGCCTAGATAGGTACCATCTTAACTCAACAGCAATCGAGAGCCTCGCTGAGAACATCGTGGATAGTGTGGTTGCTCCAATTTTCTATTTTCTCCTCTTTGGGTTAAGCGGGGCATTGGTGTATAGAGCCATAAACACTCTCGATGCCATGATTGGATATAGGAATGAGAGATACGAGTTTTTTGGAAAGTTTGCGGCTAGAATAGATGATCTCGTAAACTTTATTCCTGCACGTTTTACCGTTCTTTTGTTTCTTCCTTTCGGCCCTAGAAAGGTGTTGTCTCATTATAAAAAGGCCAAATTCAAAATAAATGGGGATAAACCGATTGCGGCAATGAGCGCCGTTTTAGGAGTCTGGCTTGAGAAATACGGAGTATATCGTTTTGATGGCAAAGCACCAGAACTTGAGGATATAAAACGAGCTCTTAGAATCTACTGGATTGTTGTGGGTGAATGGATACTTATATCTGCTTTGGCTATATGGAGGTGGTGGAATGCTTAA
- a CDS encoding PF20097 family protein translates to METKTCPFCGGTMVKGKSPQEGYALYFWKAPWKKGFKGAISGTVKAYPWLCLNCGAIIPYVEEAELQKVKEEYEEAKLEGRL, encoded by the coding sequence ATGGAGACAAAGACGTGCCCGTTTTGTGGGGGAACGATGGTAAAAGGAAAAAGCCCACAGGAGGGTTATGCACTATACTTCTGGAAGGCTCCATGGAAAAAGGGTTTTAAGGGAGCAATTAGCGGAACTGTAAAAGCTTATCCATGGCTATGCCTTAACTGTGGTGCGATAATCCCTTACGTGGAGGAGGCAGAGCTTCAAAAAGTCAAGGAGGAATACGAAGAGGCAAAGCTGGAGGGAAGGCTTTGA
- a CDS encoding DUF257 family protein codes for MQIIDLLSHIKPGETVVVEHDSTAVPSYVLYILVRDALNEGKRVLIDDFMDTLHIYKTQLELAGIDVSIFDDILVIKIGGIAEVGKIVGIISPRGGTIIRKEYERIYTGVVSEEETTINPVLGLEKVLLLSEDKFDLMATLAEIYLRLGDKRRIAIYFINRDVLKNINPVALPIIEFMATTLIEVEKKGRVYTLEVRKSITPEIDGKTFNYDIDRLEG; via the coding sequence ATGCAGATAATTGATCTCTTATCACACATAAAACCTGGCGAGACCGTTGTTGTGGAGCATGACTCTACAGCTGTTCCTTCCTATGTTCTCTACATCCTCGTAAGAGATGCACTCAATGAGGGGAAGAGAGTGCTCATAGACGACTTTATGGATACTCTTCACATATACAAGACCCAGCTGGAGCTGGCTGGGATTGATGTTTCAATCTTCGATGATATTCTGGTCATAAAGATCGGAGGAATTGCTGAGGTAGGCAAAATAGTGGGGATAATAAGCCCACGTGGAGGAACCATAATCAGGAAGGAGTACGAAAGAATATACACAGGGGTTGTTTCCGAAGAGGAAACCACAATAAACCCGGTGCTCGGGCTTGAAAAAGTGCTCCTGCTTTCAGAGGATAAGTTCGACCTCATGGCAACTCTCGCCGAAATATACCTACGTCTTGGAGATAAGAGAAGAATAGCCATCTACTTCATAAACAGAGATGTTCTAAAGAACATTAATCCTGTGGCACTCCCAATTATCGAGTTTATGGCCACGACTCTCATTGAAGTGGAGAAAAAGGGAAGGGTGTACACCCTGGAGGTTCGCAAGTCTATAACACCAGAGATAGATGGAAAGACCTTTAACTACGACATTGACAGGCTTGAAGGCTAA
- the thyX gene encoding FAD-dependent thymidylate synthase — protein sequence MEGLKVKLVNYSPKPLETVTWAALISYWDEWESEAFERTTMEDVEKHLPRVLGYGHESILEHAVFTFAIEGISRVASHQLIRHRIASYTQQSQRYIKLNPQDVEETFVIPEDIKENPELYEKWKKLMREAIELYEETYAKGIHQEDARFILPQAVRTKIVVTMNLRELKHFLGFRACERAQWEIREVAWKMLEEIAKREELKPIIKWARLGPRCIALGYCPERELMPPGCLKMTKEKWKKVIEK from the coding sequence ATGGAAGGCTTAAAGGTCAAACTAGTAAACTACTCCCCAAAACCCCTTGAAACAGTGACTTGGGCTGCGTTGATAAGCTATTGGGATGAGTGGGAAAGTGAAGCCTTCGAAAGAACAACTATGGAGGATGTTGAGAAGCATTTGCCGAGGGTTCTGGGCTATGGGCATGAGTCGATTTTGGAGCATGCTGTTTTTACCTTTGCAATTGAAGGGATAAGCAGAGTCGCCTCACACCAACTAATCCGTCACAGGATAGCCAGCTACACACAGCAGAGCCAACGCTATATCAAGCTTAACCCCCAGGATGTCGAAGAAACTTTTGTTATCCCAGAGGACATTAAAGAGAATCCAGAGCTGTATGAAAAGTGGAAAAAGTTGATGAGAGAGGCGATAGAGCTTTATGAAGAGACCTATGCTAAGGGGATACATCAGGAAGATGCGCGCTTCATTCTGCCTCAGGCAGTGAGAACCAAAATCGTGGTCACAATGAACTTAAGGGAGCTCAAGCATTTTCTGGGTTTTAGAGCGTGTGAAAGGGCACAGTGGGAGATAAGAGAAGTTGCGTGGAAAATGCTCGAGGAGATAGCCAAGAGAGAAGAGCTGAAACCGATAATAAAATGGGCAAGGCTCGGGCCGAGGTGCATAGCCTTAGGCTACTGTCCGGAGAGAGAACTAATGCCACCTGGGTGCCTAAAAATGACAAAAGAAAAGTGGAAAAAGGTAATAGAAAAGTGA
- a CDS encoding HAD family hydrolase, with protein sequence MIRLISFDVWNTLLDINVMVENLVKALSELLGVPENDLMQKILETREEIKKIRKSQSGSPEKALEESQELLARALEVDVEIVKRAVAKATLTVDESILLPGVKETLKELHGKYIITTTGNVMFWPSAYTRLILEKFGLADYITKQFYSDEIKAYKPMREAFLAPLKYFNVSPEEALHIGDTKAEDFEGALKVGMYACWINPEAERVERIHERGFVVKSVKDLLEVLPQI encoded by the coding sequence ATGATAAGGCTGATCTCTTTTGACGTCTGGAACACCCTTCTCGACATAAACGTCATGGTTGAAAACCTTGTAAAAGCCCTATCAGAACTTTTAGGAGTTCCTGAGAATGACCTTATGCAGAAAATCTTAGAAACAAGGGAGGAAATAAAAAAGATTAGAAAATCTCAAAGCGGCAGTCCTGAAAAAGCTCTGGAGGAAAGCCAAGAACTCCTCGCAAGAGCCTTAGAGGTTGATGTCGAAATAGTAAAGAGGGCAGTTGCAAAGGCTACTTTAACCGTTGATGAAAGCATACTCCTCCCAGGAGTTAAAGAGACCCTCAAAGAGCTTCATGGAAAGTATATAATCACAACAACGGGCAACGTGATGTTCTGGCCATCGGCATATACGAGGCTCATCCTAGAAAAGTTTGGGCTGGCTGATTACATAACCAAGCAGTTCTATTCTGATGAAATCAAAGCCTACAAGCCCATGAGGGAAGCATTTTTAGCGCCGCTGAAGTATTTTAACGTCTCTCCAGAAGAGGCACTCCACATTGGTGACACGAAGGCTGAAGACTTTGAGGGAGCCTTAAAAGTCGGAATGTATGCATGCTGGATAAATCCAGAAGCAGAAAGAGTCGAGAGAATCCACGAGAGAGGCTTTGTTGTTAAAAGCGTAAAAGACCTTTTGGAAGTGCTTCCTCAGATTTGA
- a CDS encoding 2,3-bisphosphoglycerate-independent phosphoglycerate mutase — translation MKRKGILIILDGLGDRPVKELDGKTPLEYAKTPNMDKLAKIGILGQQDPIAPGKPAGSDTAHLAIFGYDPYQTYRGRGFFEALGVGLDLDEDDLAFRVNFATIENGIITDRRAGRISTEEAHELAKAIQENVKIPVEFIFVGATGHRAVLVLKGMAKGYKVGENDPHEAGKPPHRFEYADEDSKKVAEILEEFVQKAHEVLEKHPINKKRRKEGKPVANYLLIRGAGTYPNIPMKFTEEWKVKAAAVVATALVKGVARAIGFEVYTPEGATGEYNTDPMAKAKKVVELLNDYDFVFLHFKPTDAAGHDNNPMKKVEMIEKADEMIGYIIDNIDLENTVIAITGDHSTPCEVKNHSGDPVPLLIAGGGVRADYTESFGERECMRGGIGRVRGKYIVPMMMDLMGRTEKFGA, via the coding sequence ATGAAAAGGAAAGGCATTCTCATAATTCTCGATGGGCTTGGAGACAGACCCGTAAAAGAACTTGATGGGAAAACTCCCCTTGAGTACGCAAAAACTCCAAACATGGATAAGCTCGCAAAGATCGGAATTCTCGGGCAACAAGACCCCATAGCCCCGGGTAAACCTGCGGGAAGCGACACAGCACATCTGGCAATCTTCGGTTATGATCCATATCAAACCTACAGAGGAAGAGGCTTCTTTGAGGCCCTAGGGGTGGGATTAGACCTAGATGAGGACGACTTGGCATTTAGAGTTAACTTTGCCACAATCGAGAACGGAATAATAACCGACAGGAGAGCTGGAAGAATAAGCACGGAAGAGGCTCACGAGCTTGCAAAGGCCATTCAGGAGAACGTCAAAATACCAGTAGAGTTCATATTTGTCGGAGCAACAGGCCACAGAGCGGTTCTCGTGCTCAAAGGCATGGCCAAGGGATATAAGGTTGGAGAAAACGACCCTCATGAAGCTGGAAAGCCACCACACAGGTTTGAATATGCCGATGAGGATAGCAAAAAAGTTGCGGAAATTTTAGAAGAATTTGTGCAGAAAGCGCATGAAGTTCTTGAGAAGCACCCGATAAACAAGAAGCGCAGAAAGGAAGGTAAGCCGGTGGCAAATTATCTCCTTATTCGCGGTGCTGGAACCTATCCAAACATCCCAATGAAGTTCACCGAGGAGTGGAAGGTAAAGGCTGCTGCCGTTGTTGCAACTGCCTTAGTTAAAGGTGTTGCAAGGGCTATAGGCTTCGAAGTTTACACTCCCGAAGGAGCCACGGGTGAATACAACACCGACCCAATGGCTAAGGCAAAGAAAGTCGTTGAGCTTTTAAATGACTACGACTTTGTGTTCCTCCACTTTAAACCAACCGATGCAGCTGGGCACGATAATAACCCCATGAAAAAGGTGGAAATGATCGAAAAAGCCGATGAAATGATAGGGTACATAATTGACAACATAGACCTTGAGAACACAGTGATAGCAATCACTGGAGACCACTCCACGCCATGTGAAGTCAAAAACCACAGCGGTGATCCAGTTCCATTGCTCATAGCCGGTGGAGGAGTTAGAGCAGATTACACAGAGAGCTTTGGCGAAAGGGAGTGCATGCGCGGAGGAATAGGAAGAGTCAGAGGAAAATACATAGTGCCCATGATGATGGACTTAATGGGAAGAACCGAAAAGTTCGGAGCTTAG
- the cobZ gene encoding alpha-ribazole phosphatase CobZ, translated as MIEKLNSKGITLEKMLDTALELYIGEEREKVKEKLKEIMLHYLNDINIQALLTAALLLEEDFKVEGDPVNLVADELIGINIAEYIGGKMALFNFFYYDTKKPGILKELPPFLDDAIGGFIAGCMTKVFELTSSGTPNEGRERGI; from the coding sequence ATGATTGAAAAGCTTAATTCCAAGGGAATAACCCTTGAAAAAATGCTTGATACCGCTCTGGAGCTCTACATCGGGGAAGAGAGAGAAAAGGTCAAAGAAAAACTCAAGGAAATCATGCTCCACTATCTAAACGATATAAATATCCAAGCACTTTTGACAGCTGCTCTGCTCTTGGAAGAGGACTTCAAAGTTGAAGGTGATCCGGTAAACCTAGTTGCCGATGAACTCATCGGGATCAACATAGCTGAGTATATTGGGGGCAAGATGGCGCTCTTCAACTTCTTCTACTACGACACAAAAAAGCCCGGGATTTTAAAGGAGCTCCCTCCTTTCCTGGACGATGCAATTGGGGGATTCATTGCCGGATGCATGACAAAAGTTTTCGAGCTCACTTCATCCGGGACTCCCAACGAAGGAAGAGAAAGAGGAATATAA
- a CDS encoding PAB0415 family putative ATP pyrophosphatase translates to MRGVAFFSGGKDGLYALYLVEKRGIKVPYLLALKTSIGLSPHWENFDALKIIANAMGKTLLTFDMAEGGDSLARFIASLEVDYLIAGDIFLEEHLKWVEWLAEKAGVRSLEPLWGRNTLELAEEILNAGFEYAIIAVNKEKLEKDWLGYKFSSLEDLDAFLDKNPAVDPLGERGEFHTVTLSGPLFRERFKLEKLSIEKSEKYWWLRFKVMRDD, encoded by the coding sequence TTGAGGGGTGTAGCTTTTTTCTCAGGTGGAAAGGATGGATTATATGCTCTCTACCTTGTCGAAAAGAGAGGTATCAAAGTTCCCTATTTACTTGCCCTCAAGACTTCAATTGGACTATCTCCCCACTGGGAAAATTTTGATGCCCTTAAGATCATTGCAAATGCCATGGGGAAAACTCTCCTTACCTTTGACATGGCAGAAGGAGGAGATTCTTTAGCCAGATTCATAGCATCCCTTGAAGTTGATTATCTCATAGCAGGGGACATATTCCTAGAAGAACACCTAAAGTGGGTGGAGTGGCTTGCTGAAAAAGCCGGTGTTAGAAGCTTAGAACCCCTGTGGGGACGAAATACGCTTGAGCTAGCCGAAGAGATTCTTAATGCTGGCTTTGAATATGCAATAATTGCAGTAAATAAGGAAAAACTTGAAAAAGACTGGTTAGGATATAAGTTTTCCTCCCTGGAAGATTTAGATGCATTCTTAGACAAGAACCCCGCCGTAGATCCGCTCGGTGAAAGGGGAGAGTTCCACACGGTAACACTCTCCGGCCCACTCTTTAGGGAGCGTTTTAAGCTTGAAAAGCTTTCCATTGAGAAAAGCGAAAAGTATTGGTGGTTAAGGTTTAAGGTGATGAGGGATGATTGA
- a CDS encoding uracil-DNA glycosylase family protein produces the protein MLLRFESLKRIGEVYINPKNFKTMPLFLKTWRDLLSLDEKTYGVYAKTLYNPKERFLVKEEKDEKKAYELVKLYHEFLRSPLRFCSRENYEYQMKIKAFEGLPFANGWVGSKIALIGEAPGRKGCGLTGICFYRDASGMLLRKTLFSLGINPDFVYITNVVKCNPPENKLKGFGEKELGLLERELDILKPKAIFAVGRTAQKALKKLGLDAIYLKHPAWYVRRGIKEPNEEILEEYEEIRKAFVSIRGGVF, from the coding sequence ATGCTGCTGAGGTTTGAGAGCCTTAAAAGGATTGGCGAGGTTTATATTAATCCAAAAAACTTCAAAACCATGCCTTTATTCTTAAAGACGTGGAGAGATCTCCTTTCCCTTGATGAAAAAACCTATGGGGTTTATGCTAAAACCCTATACAACCCGAAGGAAAGGTTTCTGGTCAAAGAGGAGAAGGATGAGAAAAAAGCTTATGAGCTTGTGAAACTCTATCATGAATTTCTTAGATCTCCCTTGAGGTTCTGCAGTAGAGAAAACTATGAATACCAGATGAAAATAAAAGCCTTTGAAGGCTTGCCCTTTGCAAACGGATGGGTTGGTTCAAAAATTGCTTTGATAGGTGAAGCGCCGGGTAGAAAAGGGTGCGGATTAACGGGAATATGCTTCTACAGAGATGCCTCGGGAATGCTTCTTAGGAAGACCCTCTTTTCTCTCGGCATAAACCCGGATTTTGTGTACATCACCAATGTTGTTAAGTGCAATCCTCCGGAAAACAAGCTGAAAGGATTTGGGGAAAAGGAGCTAGGACTTTTGGAGAGGGAGCTCGATATCCTCAAGCCTAAAGCCATTTTTGCCGTCGGCAGAACCGCTCAGAAAGCCCTGAAAAAGCTTGGTCTTGATGCAATTTATCTTAAACATCCAGCCTGGTACGTTAGGAGAGGAATAAAAGAACCAAACGAGGAGATTCTTGAGGAGTATGAAGAAATAAGAAAGGCATTTGTCTCAATTCGTGGTGGAGTATTTTGA
- a CDS encoding HIT family protein codes for MKILWAPWRIEYIRSPKHNGCIFCDFPKENRDEERLILYRGKHAFVIMNNYPYNPGHVMIAPYRHVGKWEDLTDEELLDIMKLSQLMIKALKKAMNPDGFNMGVNLGRVAGAGIDDHVHLHIVPRWNGDTNFMPVIADTKVIPESLEEAYKELKKALEELT; via the coding sequence GTGAAGATACTCTGGGCACCGTGGCGCATCGAGTACATTCGTTCCCCAAAGCACAACGGCTGCATATTTTGTGATTTCCCCAAAGAAAACCGCGATGAAGAGAGATTAATTCTTTACAGAGGTAAGCATGCATTCGTTATCATGAACAACTATCCCTACAATCCCGGTCACGTTATGATAGCTCCTTACAGACATGTTGGAAAGTGGGAAGATCTCACCGATGAGGAACTTTTGGATATTATGAAGCTTTCTCAACTAATGATAAAGGCTTTAAAGAAAGCTATGAATCCAGACGGGTTTAATATGGGAGTGAATCTTGGAAGAGTAGCGGGAGCTGGCATAGACGACCACGTTCACCTCCACATCGTGCCGAGGTGGAATGGGGATACTAACTTTATGCCTGTAATAGCGGACACGAAAGTTATTCCAGAGTCCCTCGAAGAGGCATACAAGGAATTGAAAAAGGCATTAGAAGAGCTCACTTAG
- a CDS encoding aminotransferase class I/II-fold pyridoxal phosphate-dependent enzyme, whose product MLKPVKFKAQHGGARREGLLDFSASLNPYLPEWIDEMVERAKTLSNRYLYWEGLEEELSSIVGEPLTVTAGITEALYLVGILAMKGKRKVIIPEHTYGEYERTAKIFGAEIIKTPNDPRTMAKKVDKGSIIFFCNPNNPDGKFYGVKELKPLIQAVENENSLLVLDEAFIDFVKDAESPESENIVKLRTFTKSYGLPGIRVGYVVGFEEAFKSVRMPWSIGSLGYAFLEFVIADEFEHLKRTMPLIWKEKERVERELNVKSDANFFIKYVGDAKTTVEKLVEKRILVRDCSSFGLPGHIRFSIRKKEENDKLIEALKHLDK is encoded by the coding sequence ATGCTTAAGCCTGTTAAATTTAAAGCTCAGCATGGAGGCGCTAGAAGGGAGGGATTGTTGGACTTTTCAGCCTCATTGAACCCCTATCTTCCAGAATGGATAGATGAGATGGTTGAGCGTGCTAAAACCCTAAGCAATCGCTACCTCTACTGGGAAGGGCTTGAAGAAGAACTTTCGAGCATTGTGGGGGAACCATTAACGGTCACGGCTGGAATAACCGAAGCTTTATACCTAGTTGGCATCCTCGCAATGAAAGGAAAAAGAAAAGTGATCATTCCAGAGCACACCTACGGAGAATACGAGAGAACTGCAAAAATTTTTGGGGCTGAAATCATAAAGACTCCAAATGATCCAAGAACAATGGCTAAGAAAGTTGATAAAGGTAGTATTATCTTCTTCTGCAATCCCAACAACCCTGATGGGAAATTCTATGGGGTGAAAGAGCTTAAGCCCTTAATCCAAGCAGTGGAGAATGAAAATTCACTTCTCGTTTTAGATGAGGCTTTTATAGATTTCGTGAAAGATGCAGAAAGTCCCGAAAGTGAAAACATAGTAAAGCTGAGAACATTTACAAAGAGCTATGGCTTGCCAGGAATTAGAGTTGGCTATGTTGTTGGGTTTGAGGAGGCCTTCAAAAGTGTAAGGATGCCTTGGAGCATTGGGTCCCTTGGCTATGCGTTTTTAGAGTTTGTCATAGCGGATGAATTTGAACACTTAAAACGAACAATGCCACTAATCTGGAAAGAAAAGGAGCGAGTAGAACGTGAATTAAACGTAAAAAGCGATGCAAACTTCTTCATCAAATACGTTGGAGATGCAAAAACCACGGTTGAGAAGCTTGTGGAGAAGAGAATACTCGTTAGAGACTGCTCAAGTTTTGGATTACCTGGCCACATAAGATTCAGCATTCGGAAAAAAGAGGAAAATGACAAACTAATAGAGGCTTTAAAGCACCTCGACAAGTGA